Proteins encoded in a region of the Streptomyces akebiae genome:
- a CDS encoding DUF4389 domain-containing protein — protein sequence MASETVPPSVSPVQPVRLTATCDPQLSRWLWLVKWLLALPHYVVLVFLWVAFVLVGVVAFFAILFTGRYPRPLFDFSTGVLRWSWRVAYYTYAALGTDRYPPFTLAEVPDYPAHLDVAYPEQLSRGLVLVKWWLLAIPHYLVLGIIGGSVHVAWTSGGLIALLTFFAGVALLFTGVYPRGIFDLVIGLDRWVLRVAAYTSLLTDVYPPFRLDQGGREPERLP from the coding sequence ATGGCATCGGAAACAGTCCCGCCGAGTGTGAGCCCCGTCCAGCCGGTCCGGCTGACCGCGACCTGTGATCCACAGCTGTCCCGCTGGCTGTGGCTGGTGAAGTGGCTGCTCGCGCTCCCCCACTACGTCGTCCTGGTCTTCCTGTGGGTGGCGTTCGTGCTGGTGGGCGTGGTGGCGTTCTTCGCGATCCTGTTCACCGGCCGCTATCCACGCCCTCTGTTCGACTTCAGCACCGGAGTGCTGCGCTGGAGCTGGCGGGTGGCCTACTACACGTACGCCGCCCTCGGCACCGACCGCTACCCGCCCTTCACGCTCGCCGAGGTGCCGGACTACCCGGCACACCTGGACGTGGCGTACCCCGAGCAGTTGTCCCGAGGGCTGGTCCTCGTGAAGTGGTGGCTCCTGGCCATCCCCCACTACCTGGTGCTGGGCATCATCGGGGGCAGTGTCCACGTCGCCTGGACCTCGGGAGGGCTGATCGCGCTCCTGACGTTCTTCGCCGGGGTCGCCCTGCTCTTCACCGGTGTCTATCCGCGCGGCATCTTCGATCTGGTGATCGGTCTCGATCGGTGGGTGCTGCGGGTCGCCGCGTACACGTCGCTGCTCACGGACGTCTACCCACCGTTCCGGCTCGACCAGGGCGGCAGGGAGCCGGAGCGGCTGCCATGA
- a CDS encoding CBS domain-containing protein: MPDSPYTVSDVMTHTVVAVGRDAPFKEIVQLFDQWKVSALPVLEGEGRVVGVVSEADLLHKEEFRDADDTSGDFAARLKAGAVTAGELMNAPAVSVHPDATLAEAARIMARRKVKRLPVVDALGMLQGVVSRGDLLKVFLRPDEEIAQEVRGSVLTSLPSTEAITVTVAEGVVTLGGSLPERGLVPVLARSVRAVEGVVDIRLDLSHR, translated from the coding sequence ATGCCTGACTCGCCGTACACCGTGAGCGACGTGATGACCCACACCGTCGTCGCCGTGGGGCGCGACGCGCCCTTCAAGGAGATCGTCCAGCTGTTCGACCAGTGGAAGGTCAGTGCCCTGCCCGTGCTGGAGGGCGAGGGCCGGGTCGTGGGGGTGGTCTCGGAGGCCGACCTGCTGCACAAGGAGGAGTTCCGGGACGCCGACGACACCTCCGGCGACTTCGCGGCCCGTCTCAAGGCGGGCGCGGTGACCGCCGGCGAGCTGATGAACGCGCCCGCCGTCTCCGTCCACCCCGACGCCACCCTGGCCGAGGCCGCCCGCATCATGGCGCGCCGGAAGGTCAAGCGGCTCCCGGTGGTCGACGCGCTCGGGATGCTTCAGGGCGTGGTCAGCCGAGGTGACCTGCTCAAGGTGTTCCTGCGCCCCGACGAGGAGATCGCGCAGGAGGTGCGCGGCTCCGTGCTCACCTCGCTCCCGTCCACGGAGGCGATCACGGTGACCGTCGCGGAGGGAGTGGTGACACTGGGCGGTTCACTGCCCGAACGGGGGCTCGTGCCCGTCCTGGCCCGGTCCGTGCGGGCGGTCGAGGGGGTCGTCGACATCCGTCTCGACCTCTCGCACCGCTGA
- a CDS encoding DUF302 domain-containing protein: MRYDRTVHLDTDFTTAVGRVRDALAEQGFGILTEIDVTATLKAKLDHDMEDYVILGACNPSLAHRALDTDRSIGLLLPCNVVVRGDGDHTAVQVLDPNTMVALTELDALRPVAEEATRRLDSALAALAEGASGS; encoded by the coding sequence ATGCGCTACGACCGCACCGTGCACCTCGACACCGACTTCACCACCGCCGTCGGCCGGGTTCGCGACGCCCTGGCCGAGCAGGGCTTCGGCATCCTCACGGAGATCGACGTCACGGCCACCCTGAAGGCCAAGCTGGACCACGACATGGAGGACTACGTCATCCTGGGCGCCTGCAACCCGTCCCTCGCCCACCGTGCCCTGGACACCGACCGCTCCATCGGCCTTCTGCTGCCCTGCAACGTCGTCGTCCGCGGCGACGGTGACCACACCGCCGTGCAGGTGCTCGATCCGAACACCATGGTCGCCCTGACGGAACTCGACGCCCTGCGCCCCGTCGCCGAGGAGGCCACCCGCCGCCTCGACAGCGCCCTGGCCGCGCTCGCCGAAGGCGCCTCCGGGAGCTGA
- a CDS encoding universal stress protein, producing the protein MLPPVVAGVDGSAQSLAAAQWAAREAARRGRALRLVHAWNWQPRSSEGEGEHAAQRYLARRVLRRAEDRVRAGCPEVRLTDEQTEGPATAALLRAAEQAELLVLGSRGLSGFTGFLVGSVALGVVAKATRPVVLVRAEEEAADERLPGADGGTSTRTGYRDVVLGLDLDDPCDEVIEFAFEAARLRRVRLRVVHAWQTPSAISLGPGDIALVDERRQGEEWQGFMAAVLQTWRDKNPDTDVLETVAEGRASTALVRAASAASLLVVGHRLTDRPTLPRTGPVTHAAIQHVRCPVAVVPHG; encoded by the coding sequence ATGCTTCCGCCTGTAGTCGCCGGTGTGGATGGATCCGCGCAGAGCCTGGCCGCCGCGCAGTGGGCGGCGCGCGAGGCCGCCCGACGAGGGCGCGCCCTTCGTCTAGTACACGCCTGGAACTGGCAACCCCGCTCCTCGGAGGGCGAGGGCGAGCACGCGGCCCAGCGGTACCTGGCCCGGCGGGTCCTGCGCCGGGCGGAGGACCGTGTCCGTGCCGGGTGCCCCGAGGTACGACTGACCGACGAGCAGACCGAGGGCCCGGCCACCGCGGCCCTGCTGAGGGCCGCCGAGCAGGCCGAACTGCTGGTGCTCGGCTCGCGTGGACTGAGCGGTTTCACGGGCTTCCTGGTCGGTTCCGTCGCGCTGGGGGTGGTCGCGAAGGCCACCCGCCCCGTCGTCCTCGTACGGGCCGAGGAGGAGGCCGCGGACGAGCGTCTGCCCGGCGCGGACGGCGGCACGTCCACCCGGACCGGCTACCGGGACGTGGTGCTGGGTCTCGACCTCGACGATCCGTGCGACGAGGTGATCGAGTTCGCGTTCGAGGCTGCCCGGCTGCGCCGTGTCCGCCTACGGGTCGTGCACGCCTGGCAGACCCCTTCCGCGATCTCGCTGGGTCCCGGGGACATAGCGCTGGTGGACGAGAGGCGGCAAGGGGAGGAGTGGCAGGGGTTCATGGCAGCCGTGCTGCAGACGTGGCGGGACAAGAACCCCGACACGGACGTGCTGGAGACCGTCGCCGAGGGCAGGGCCTCGACCGCGCTGGTCCGCGCTGCCTCGGCGGCCAGCCTCCTTGTCGTCGGCCACCGCCTGACCGACCGGCCGACGCTCCCGCGCACCGGTCCCGTCACCCACGCCGCCATCCAGCACGTGCGCTGCCCGGTGGCCGTCGTCCCCCATGGGTGA